Proteins encoded in a region of the Carassius gibelio isolate Cgi1373 ecotype wild population from Czech Republic chromosome B5, carGib1.2-hapl.c, whole genome shotgun sequence genome:
- the LOC127957386 gene encoding palmitoyltransferase ZDHHC12-B gives MFKNVFGSGFLVRTAHVILTWVITLILFLHDTDLRRQEEKGELTLPVLFVLLVLVSVLLYFAVSLMDPGFVLSDDCDLQFTLGIAEETQDMIPKTTKSIRLRHCGHCLVQQPMRSKHCQTCQHCVRRYDHHCPWIENCVGERNHRWFVLYLAVQLVVLLWGLYMAWSGFSHAPTWQLWLRTNGVLLGAAAVVAVLSLTVLLLLGSHLYLVSLNTTTWEFMSRHRISYLKHCGVDENPFDRGTLRNLWGFFCVWEPVVWEQVYFKEGSNPI, from the exons ATGTTCAAAAATGTGTTCGGATCGGGATTCCTGGTGAGGACCGCTCATGTCATCTTGACATGGGTTATAACGTTGATTCTCTTCCTCCACGACACCG ACCTCCGCAGACAGGAGGAGAAGGGGGAGCTCACACTGCCAGTTCTCTTTGTGCTGCTGGTCCTGGTGTCCGTGTTGCTGTACTTTGCAGTTTCGCTCATGGATCCTGGTTTTGTCCTGTCTGATGACTGTGACTTGCAG TTCACCCTTGGTATCGCAGAGGAAACACAGGATATGATTCCAAAAACCACCAAGTCCATACGGCTCCGGCACTGTGGACACTGTTTGGTACAG CAACCCATGAGATCCAAACACTGCCAGACGTGTCAGCATTGTGTGCGGCGCTATGATCACCACTGCCCCTGGATAGAGAACTGCGTCGGGGAGAGAAACCACCGCTGGTTTGTGCTTTATCTGGCTGTCCAGCTTGTTGTCTTACTGTGGGGACTGTACATGGCCTG GTCAGGCTTCAGTCACGCTCCCACCTGGCAGCTGTGGTTGAGGACCAACGGTGTGCTCCTGGGAGCAGCGGCGGTGGTGGCCGTCCTGTCCCTGACCGTGCTTCTCCTCCTGGGCTCTCACCTGTACCTGGTGTCGCTGAATACCACCACATGGGAGTTCATGTCTCGACACAGAATCTCTTACCTCAAGCACTGCGGTGTGGACGAAAACCCCTTTGACCGCGGAACCCTGCGAAATCTCTGGGGCTTCTTCTGTGTTTGGGAACCAGTGGTTTGGGAGCAGGTGTATTTCAAGGAAGGCAGCAATCCTATTTAA
- the LOC127957374 gene encoding UDP-N-acetylhexosamine pyrophosphorylase-like protein 1 gives MLSFEEAKARLETAGQSHVLQFWPELSAEESSALLEEISRLQPEELLEHCRAAAGAASRHSSADGRLDARMKPVPPEFIGSVRKSEKETLQLWGDEGLLQISQDRVAVLLLAGGQGTRLGVPYPKGMYSVGLPSGKTLYQIQAERIQKVQELANVKHGSRCTIPWYIMTSEFTLEPTEKFFKDNEYFGLCPSNVVIFEQRMIPAVGFDGKIILEKKGKIAMAPDGNGGLYRALVDNKILEDMQRRGVEYLHVYCVDNILVKMADPVFIGFCVNKGADCGAKVVDKAYPAEPVGVVCRVDGLYQVIEYSEIQPETAELRGPGGELLFSAGNICNHFFTRDFLKDVAEKFESQLKQHVAIKKVPFVDGEGNLVKPTKPNGIKMEKFVFDVFQFSKKFVAFEVLREEEFSPLKNADGAPLDTPTTARRSLLAQHYRWALAAGGIFLDEQDKPIPPKHSMSQNEDPPAICEISPLVSYFGEGLDKLLKLKNLRSPFLLDENEAENLMKTT, from the exons ATGTTATCATTCGAGGAAGCTAAAGCGAGGTTAGAAACAGCAGGACAGAGCCATGTTTTACAATTCTGGCCTGAACTTTCTGCGGAAGAAAGCAGTGCGCTTCTGGAGGAGATATCTAGGCTCCAGCCCGAAGAGTTACTCGAGCACTGCCGAGCAGCTGCTGGGGCTGCAAGCCGACACTCGAGTGCTGATGGTCGGCTAGACGCCCGGATGAAGCCCGTTCCTCCAGAGTTCATTGGAAGTGTGCGTAAAAGTGAGAAAGAAACGCTTCAGTTATGGGGTGATGAAG GGTTACTGCAGATTTCACAGGACAGAGTGGCTGTTTTGCTGTTAGCCGGTGGTCAGGGGACTCGGCTTGGAGTGCCATATCCCAAGGGCATGTACAGTGTTGGGCTGCCAAGTGGAAAAACCCTGTACCAGATCCAGGCTGAGCGTATCCAGAAGGTGCAAGAGCTGGCCAATGTGAAGCATGGTAGTAGGTGCACAATACCATG GTACATAATGACCAGTGAGTTCACTCTGGAACCCACAGAGAAGTTCTTCAAAGACAATGAATATTTTGGTCTTTGTCCATCCAACGTAGTCATATTTGAGCAGAGAATGATACCAGCTGTAGGCTTTGATGGAAAGATCATCCTGGAGAAGAAAGGCAAAATAGCCATGGCACCAG ATGGAAATGGCGGCCTCTATCGTGCTTTAGTGGACAACAAGATTTTAGAGGACATGCAGAGAAGGGGTGTGGAGTATCTTCACGTGTACTGTGTGGACAACATCTTGGTGAAGATGGCAGACCCAGTCTTTATTGGCTTTTGTGTAAACAAAGGAGCAGACTGTGGTGCCAAG GTGGTGGATAAGGCGTATCCTGCAGAGCCGGTTGGAGTGGTGTGTCGCGTGGACGGCCTGTATCAGGTGATTGAGTACAGTGAGATCCAACCAGAGACCGCAGAGCTGCGAGGCCCAGGAGGAGAGCTCCTGTTCAGTGCTGGGAACATCTGCAACCACTTCTTTACCCGAGACTTCTTAAAGGACGTGGCTGA AAAGTTTGAGAGTCAGCTGAAGCAGCATGTGGCTATCAAGAAAGTGCCATTTGTGGATGGAGAAGGGAACCTGGTGAAACCAACCAAGCCCAATGGCATTAAAATGGAGAAATTTGTATTTGACGTCTTTCAGTTCTCAAA GAAATTTGTCGCCTTTGAGGTGTTGAGAGAGGAGGAATTCTCACCCCTAAAAAATGCTGATGGGGCGCCTTTGGACACACCGACTACAGCACGCCGTTCCTTGTTAGCACAACATTACCGCTGGGCTCTGGCAGCTGGTGGAATCTTCCTGGATGAGCAGGATAAACCAATCCCCCCAAAACATAG TATGTCACAGAATGAAGACCCCCCAGCAATCTGTGAAATCTCTCCACTTGTATCTTACTTTGGCGAG GGGCTGGATAAGCTGCTGAAACTGAAGAACTTGAGGTCCCCTTTTCTACTTGATGAGAATGAAGCAGAGAATCTTATGAAAACTACATAG